One genomic region from Gossypium hirsutum isolate 1008001.06 chromosome D13, Gossypium_hirsutum_v2.1, whole genome shotgun sequence encodes:
- the LOC107920405 gene encoding ATP-dependent Clp protease adapter protein CLPS1, chloroplastic: METAIRGRLSLSPNTVFNPKPGEKRSLCRGPCTNRGVLMAISTTGPSKGGGILEKPVIERTTPGRESEFDLRKSRKIAPPYRVMLHNDNYNKREYVVQVLMKVIPGMTLDNAVNIMQEAHYNGLAVVIICAQVDAEEHCLQLRGNGLLSSIEPASGAC; encoded by the exons ATGGAGACTGCCATACGTGGTAGATTATCTCTCTCACCAAACACCGTCTTTAATCCTAAACCAG GAGAGAAACGGTCACTGTGCAGAGGACCATGCACCAATCGTGGCGTTCTCATGGCTATATCGACCACAGGACCAAGTAAAGGAGGAGGAATCTTGGAGAAGCCAGTTATAGAGAGAACCACTCCTGGTCGTGAATCTGAGTTCGATCTAAG GAAGTCAAGAAAAATAGCCCCACCTTATCGAGTCATGCTGCACAATGACAACTACAATAAACGGGAATATGTTGTCCAAGTATTGATGAAAGTGATCCCGGGGATGACCTTAGACAATGCAGTTAATATAATGCAAGAAGCACACTACAATGGGTTGGCAGTGGTGATTATTTGTGCACAGGTCGATGCTGAAGAACACTGCCTGCAGCTAAGGGGTAATGGGCTTCTTAGTTCAATTGAACCAGCAAGTGGTGCTTGCTGA